ATTTATCATCTTAAAAACAGAAAGCACCACTACGCTTAACACGATTGTTAGTGAAATAAAAACTATAAAAGATTTCAGAACAACATCCTGAAGCGGCATTCCTCTTTGACTGAAAAAAATCAGTGAAAAGCAGAAGATTAATAAACCAAATTGTATTAGTACTTTATTCATTTTTTTTACCTTTGCTTAGGTTAGGCAAACCCTGTACCATTAACGTCGGCTAATTAAATGTAAATTTGTTGTGATTAGAAGCTGTTTTTGAAGCTTATTGATGAGTCTTTAATGTCGAGTTGGTTAATATTAAACACTTGATGAATTTTGCTAATCTTACTAACTGAAGTATTTATTGAGCTGATAACTTTGTTGGATTGGCTGATTTCTGCAAAAAGTTTTTGGTCAATTATTGATTTTCTAACTTCAGCCGATTCAGGAATTTCTGTTAAAAATTTTATTTTTGTTTTTAAAAAATGATCAACTGCAGCTTTTAAATTTTGAAATGCCTGTGCTCCGTCTGATTCTTCTCTACATCTATTTATAGCGATGTAAACTCCATCTTCAGTTTTATTATTTTTTAAAAGTTTAATAATCACATACGCATCCATCAATGCTGTTGGTTCAGGGTTTGTGATTATAATTTTTGTTTTTGCTTTTGACAGTACATGGAGATTTTCATCGCTTATTCCTGCGCCCAAATCAAAAACAATCAAATCATACTCAGATGAAATATTATTTATCTCCTTAAATAACCTGTTTATTTGGTTGAAAGAAGGTTTGTCTAAACTTAATGATCCGGCATCACCAAAAATTATATCTAAGTTTGAATTATATTTTGTAATGATTTCATTAAACACAGCGTTGGATTCAAAAAAAGCATTTAATGTTTTTTGTGGATTTGCATTTAGAAGTAAATGCAGATTGGATAAATTAAAATCCGCATCAATCAATAACACTCTGTACGATTTAGAATACTGATAAGAAAAGTTAGCGGCAAAAAATGATTTGCCTGTTCCACCTTTGCCAGAGGTAACAACGACTATTTTTTCAGAAATAGTATTTTCTTCTGAGCTAAATAATTTTTCAAGT
Above is a genomic segment from Ignavibacteriales bacterium containing:
- a CDS encoding P-loop NTPase, producing MTGQLDRIRELEKLFSSEENTISEKIVVVTSGKGGTGKSFFAANFSYQYSKSYRVLLIDADFNLSNLHLLLNANPQKTLNAFFESNAVFNEIITKYNSNLDIIFGDAGSLSLDKPSFNQINRLFKEINNISSEYDLIVFDLGAGISDENLHVLSKAKTKIIITNPEPTALMDAYVIIKLLKNNKTEDGVYIAINRCREESDGAQAFQNLKAAVDHFLKTKIKFLTEIPESAEVRKSIIDQKLFAEISQSNKVISSINTSVSKISKIHQVFNINQLDIKDSSISFKNSF